In one Desulfonauticus submarinus genomic region, the following are encoded:
- a CDS encoding type II toxin-antitoxin system PemK/MazF family toxin: protein MEKFIKGDVVVIPFPFSDLSGSKRRPALIISNLEGYDLILCQITSKNIKDKYAIDLKDDDFAAGGLRQESNIRPNKIFTADKDIILYKIGSLKIHKLQEVINRIIEIIK from the coding sequence ATGGAAAAATTTATAAAAGGAGATGTAGTGGTTATTCCTTTTCCTTTTTCTGATTTAAGCGGAAGCAAAAGAAGACCAGCATTAATAATTTCAAATTTAGAAGGATATGATTTAATTTTGTGTCAAATAACAAGTAAAAATATAAAAGATAAGTATGCAATAGACCTAAAAGATGATGACTTTGCAGCAGGAGGCTTAAGACAAGAAAGTAATATAAGACCTAATAAAATATTTACAGCAGATAAAGATATAATTTTATATAAAATAGGTAGTTTGAAAATTCATAAGCTGCAAGAAGTAATAAATAGAATTATAGAAATAATAAAGTAA
- a CDS encoding DUF2281 domain-containing protein, with the protein MEVELRDEEKLLEKIRELPLIYKKELMDFIEYLQLKAQRKETLYLSEQSLSKDWLLPEEDEAWKNL; encoded by the coding sequence ATGGAAGTAGAACTTCGAGATGAAGAAAAATTATTAGAAAAAATACGAGAACTACCATTGATATATAAAAAAGAACTAATGGATTTTATAGAATATTTGCAATTAAAAGCTCAAAGAAAAGAAACCCTATATTTAAGTGAGCAATCTCTATCAAAAGATTGGCTTCTTCCAGAGGAAGATGAAGCATGGAAAAATTTATAA
- a CDS encoding integron integrase — MRKDFEKFLLNTVRIEERKVPYYLRWVGLLWKEMGGKWGERIEEDQQKRFLNLLEKKIENWQLHQAKEAISFYNYYWEKVNKKEQANVESMAWEQFEENMIKVLRLKHFSYRTERTYLAWIRRLKIFVEGKSPYLLNSKDVQDFLSWLAIEKKVSPSTQNQALNAFVFFFKKVLEKDLKVDALRAKERKRIPVVLSRKEVKNVLNFLEMPYKLMCLIIYGSGLRLAECIRLRVKDLDLEKEIIVVRSGKGDKDRVTLLSSSIVPLIIKHLETVKKIFLEDRKNNIDGVMLPHALEKKYPNAGKEWGWFWVFPSPRLSVDPRTKIIRRHHLHVVNLQKVFKTALKQAGISKPASVHSLRHSFATHLLEDGYDIRTVQELLGHKHVQTTMIYTHIAKRNILGVKSPLDNI, encoded by the coding sequence ATGAGGAAAGATTTTGAAAAGTTTTTGCTTAACACAGTGAGGATAGAAGAGAGAAAAGTTCCTTATTATTTAAGATGGGTTGGATTGCTATGGAAAGAGATGGGAGGAAAATGGGGAGAAAGAATAGAAGAAGATCAACAAAAGAGATTTTTAAATCTATTAGAGAAGAAAATAGAAAATTGGCAGTTACATCAAGCAAAAGAGGCTATTTCCTTTTATAATTACTATTGGGAAAAGGTAAACAAGAAAGAGCAAGCCAATGTAGAGTCGATGGCTTGGGAGCAATTTGAAGAAAATATGATTAAAGTATTACGATTAAAACATTTTTCTTATAGAACAGAGAGAACATATCTTGCCTGGATACGGAGATTAAAAATATTTGTAGAAGGTAAAAGTCCTTATTTATTAAATTCTAAGGATGTGCAAGATTTTTTAAGCTGGTTGGCCATAGAGAAAAAAGTGTCTCCTTCTACTCAAAATCAAGCCTTAAATGCTTTTGTTTTCTTTTTTAAAAAGGTGTTAGAAAAAGATTTAAAAGTAGATGCCTTAAGAGCAAAAGAGAGGAAGAGGATTCCTGTGGTTTTATCTAGGAAGGAAGTTAAAAATGTTTTAAATTTTTTAGAGATGCCATATAAACTTATGTGTCTTATTATTTATGGTTCTGGTTTACGATTAGCAGAATGTATAAGATTACGCGTAAAGGATTTGGATCTTGAGAAAGAGATAATTGTAGTGCGTTCTGGAAAAGGTGATAAGGATAGAGTCACTCTTTTATCTTCTTCTATAGTTCCTCTTATTATTAAACACTTAGAAACAGTTAAAAAAATTTTTTTAGAAGATAGAAAAAATAATATAGATGGGGTTATGCTGCCTCATGCTTTAGAAAAAAAATATCCTAATGCAGGAAAAGAATGGGGTTGGTTTTGGGTTTTTCCATCTCCACGTTTATCTGTTGATCCTAGAACTAAGATAATTAGACGGCATCATCTTCATGTGGTAAATTTACAAAAAGTTTTTAAGACAGCTTTAAAACAAGCAGGCATAAGTAAGCCCGCAAGTGTTCATTCCTTACGCCATAGTTTTGCCACACATCTTTTAGAAGATGGTTATGATATAAGAACTGTTCAAGAGCTTCTAGGACATAAACATGTTCAGACAACTATGATTTATACTCATATTGCCAAAAGGAATATTTTAGGTGTAAAGAGTCCTTTAGATAACATATAA